Proteins found in one Zea mays cultivar B73 chromosome 1, Zm-B73-REFERENCE-NAM-5.0, whole genome shotgun sequence genomic segment:
- the LOC100282423 gene encoding uncharacterized protein isoform X1 → MEPGAKSEAKQGEAGSGAGESGSGKVYHERQRLQFCLLHALNNLMQEKECFTRAELDGIAGNLVLNDPNKGQWTPLPFIFKPHHNVITGNYDVNVLITALEARNKKVVWHDRRKGASSVDLNAETLVGLVINVPIRRFRGLWTGRHWVAIRRIDGIWFNLDSDLSEPKQFKDQENVIGFLDSVLSQGGELMVVLQEIS, encoded by the exons ATGGAACCGGGAGCCAAATCGGAAGCAAAGCAAGGTGAGGCAGGATCTGGCGCGGGGGAAAGCGGCAGCGGCAAGGTGTATCATGAGAGGCAGAGGCTGCAATTCTGTCTCCTccatgctctcaacaaccttaTGCAG GAAAAGGAATGTTTCACCCGTGCTGAGTTGGACGGCATCGCTGGAAATCTTGTTCTCAATGATCCAAACAAGGGCCAGTGGACTCCTCTACCATTCATTTTTAAACCTCACCACAATGTTATAACTGGGAACTATGATGTGAATGTTCTCATCACAGCATTAGAAGCTAGAAACAAGAAGGTGGTTTGGCATGATCGTCGTAAAGGGGCATCATCGGTTGATCTGAATGCAGAAACATTGGTAGGCCTGGTGATCAATGTACCTATCAGGAGGTTCAGGGGGCTTTGGACTGGCAGGCATTGGGTGGCAATTCGACGCATTGATGGCATCTGGTTTAATTTGGACAGTGATCTTTCTGAACCCAAGCAGTTTAAGGACCAAGAAAACGTGATTGGGTTCCTTGACAGTGTGCTCAGCCAAGGTGGAGAACTCATGGTTGTGCTGCAAG AAATTTCCTAA
- the LOC100282423 gene encoding uncharacterized protein LOC100282423: MEPGAKSEAKQGEAGSGAGESGSGKVYHERQRLQFCLLHALNNLMQEKECFTRAELDGIAGNLVLNDPNKGQWTPLPFIFKPHHNVITGNYDVNVLITALEARNKKVVWHDRRKGASSVDLNAETLVGLVINVPIRRFRGLWTGRHWVAIRRIDGIWFNLDSDLSEPKQFKDQENVIGFLDSVLSQGGELMVVLQGE; this comes from the exons ATGGAACCGGGAGCCAAATCGGAAGCAAAGCAAGGTGAGGCAGGATCTGGCGCGGGGGAAAGCGGCAGCGGCAAGGTGTATCATGAGAGGCAGAGGCTGCAATTCTGTCTCCTccatgctctcaacaaccttaTGCAG GAAAAGGAATGTTTCACCCGTGCTGAGTTGGACGGCATCGCTGGAAATCTTGTTCTCAATGATCCAAACAAGGGCCAGTGGACTCCTCTACCATTCATTTTTAAACCTCACCACAATGTTATAACTGGGAACTATGATGTGAATGTTCTCATCACAGCATTAGAAGCTAGAAACAAGAAGGTGGTTTGGCATGATCGTCGTAAAGGGGCATCATCGGTTGATCTGAATGCAGAAACATTGGTAGGCCTGGTGATCAATGTACCTATCAGGAGGTTCAGGGGGCTTTGGACTGGCAGGCATTGGGTGGCAATTCGACGCATTGATGGCATCTGGTTTAATTTGGACAGTGATCTTTCTGAACCCAAGCAGTTTAAGGACCAAGAAAACGTGATTGGGTTCCTTGACAGTGTGCTCAGCCAAGGTGGAGAACTCATGGTTGTGCTGCAAGGTGAATAA